One Blastocatellia bacterium DNA window includes the following coding sequences:
- a CDS encoding CDGSH iron-sulfur domain-containing protein → MSIEIICANNGPLRVIGENIVIKDANGNTFGLGGRTTVALCRCGHSNNKPFCDGAHAREGFQSVVEARDLPPPAPKA, encoded by the coding sequence ATGAGTATAGAAATTATTTGCGCGAATAATGGTCCACTCCGTGTCATCGGCGAGAATATCGTTATCAAGGATGCCAACGGAAATACCTTTGGATTGGGCGGCCGTACAACCGTCGCCTTGTGCCGTTGCGGACATTCAAACAATAAACCGTTCTGTGATGGCGCTCATGCCCGCGAGGGATTTCAATCGGTCGTCGAAGCGCGAGACTTGCCCCCGCCAGCGCCGAAAGCGTGA